The Blautia hydrogenotrophica DSM 10507 genome window below encodes:
- a CDS encoding DUF859 family phage minor structural protein: protein MASSGSFSGSIRDGHYKLRVDWSQSKNVSANTSTITCKLYLVNDWSLSISGRSDNTCTIDGSAQTFSSPAISSTGTHLLATVSRTVNHASDGSKTLTISAVFQIRATISGTYYGTISASANITLDSIPRASSVSAGNMTLGSAGKINISRASSSFTHTLTYSFGNTSGTIATKTTATSVSWTPSLSLANQIPNATSGTCTITCTTYNGNTNIGSKTCTLSLSVPASVKPTISSLTASRIDGEVPSTWGLYVQTKSKVKLTINGAAGSYGSTIKSYSITGGGYSGSASTLTTGFLNNSGTITFKATVTDSRGRVSAEASVSITVTAYSSPYFNSSLSQRCLSDGTLDDDGTYIHALVSFGYSTCSGKNTLKTSGQYKQVSAEQWTDAGVTFASNTAFTYGKGQISTETSYDVRYTLEDAFSSISVQEIVSTAAVVMDFKSGGKGVAIGKVSERDNTFEVAENWDVKVYGMLLKEYIQQFAKTMYPVGSIYMSTKSTNPSTYFGGTWVAWGSGRVPVGINTSDSNFNTVEKTGGASTVALTTAQMPSHSHAKGSLATASAGAHTHNIQNQKAPWGLDGGGNRCLVDATSGYTAVTNKTTTSGGAHTHTISGSTAAAGSGSAHNNLQPYIVCYMWKRTA, encoded by the coding sequence ATGGCATCCAGCGGCAGTTTTTCCGGTTCCATCCGGGATGGACATTATAAGCTGCGGGTGGACTGGTCGCAGAGCAAGAATGTCTCTGCCAATACGTCTACGATTACCTGTAAGCTGTATCTGGTCAATGACTGGAGTTTAAGCATCAGCGGGCGGAGCGACAATACCTGCACCATTGATGGATCGGCGCAGACGTTTTCCTCCCCGGCGATCAGCAGTACGGGAACACATCTTCTGGCAACGGTATCGAGGACGGTGAACCACGCCAGTGATGGCAGTAAGACCTTGACGATTTCCGCTGTGTTCCAGATCCGGGCGACCATCAGCGGAACGTATTACGGGACAATCTCGGCCAGCGCTAACATCACGCTGGACAGCATCCCCCGTGCCTCCAGTGTATCCGCCGGGAACATGACGCTGGGATCTGCCGGGAAGATCAATATCAGCCGTGCTTCCTCGTCCTTTACGCATACGCTGACCTATTCCTTTGGCAATACCAGCGGGACGATTGCGACCAAGACAACGGCTACTTCCGTATCATGGACGCCGTCATTGTCGCTGGCAAACCAGATCCCGAATGCCACCAGTGGCACCTGTACGATTACCTGCACCACCTATAACGGGAATACGAATATCGGCTCCAAGACCTGTACGCTCAGTTTAAGCGTCCCGGCCAGTGTGAAACCCACCATTTCCAGTCTGACCGCCTCACGGATTGACGGGGAGGTGCCCAGCACGTGGGGGCTTTATGTGCAGACCAAGTCCAAGGTGAAACTGACGATTAATGGGGCGGCGGGAAGTTACGGTTCCACGATCAAGTCTTACTCCATTACGGGCGGCGGATACAGCGGTTCTGCATCTACGCTGACCACAGGTTTCCTCAACAATTCAGGGACAATCACGTTTAAAGCAACGGTAACCGATTCCAGAGGAAGGGTATCGGCGGAGGCTTCTGTTTCCATCACGGTGACCGCCTATTCCTCGCCATATTTTAATTCTTCTCTGTCCCAGCGGTGCTTAAGCGACGGGACGCTGGACGATGACGGGACATATATCCATGCGCTCGTATCCTTTGGCTATTCGACCTGCAGTGGGAAGAATACCCTCAAAACCTCCGGCCAGTACAAGCAGGTATCAGCGGAGCAGTGGACGGATGCCGGGGTAACCTTTGCCTCCAATACGGCCTTCACTTACGGCAAGGGGCAGATCTCTACGGAGACCTCCTACGATGTGCGCTATACCTTGGAAGATGCTTTTTCCAGTATCTCTGTGCAGGAGATCGTCTCCACAGCCGCTGTGGTCATGGACTTTAAGAGCGGCGGCAAAGGTGTGGCGATTGGAAAGGTATCGGAAAGGGATAATACCTTTGAGGTGGCCGAGAACTGGGATGTGAAGGTCTATGGGATGCTCCTGAAAGAATATATCCAGCAGTTCGCCAAAACGATGTATCCGGTAGGCAGTATCTATATGAGTACCAAGTCTACCAATCCCTCCACCTACTTTGGAGGTACTTGGGTGGCTTGGGGCAGCGGCCGGGTGCCGGTGGGAATTAACACATCGGACAGCAACTTCAATACGGTGGAAAAAACCGGTGGTGCATCCACGGTGGCACTGACTACAGCGCAGATGCCAAGCCACAGCCATGCCAAAGGTTCTCTGGCCACGGCGAGCGCCGGGGCGCATACGCACAATATCCAGAACCAGAAAGCTCCGTGGGGCCTTGACGGTGGAGGCAACCGATGCCTTGTAGACGCAACGTCCGGATATACGGCAGTGACCAATAAAACCACAACCTCTGGAGGGGCGCATACGCACACCATTTCCGGTTCTACGGCGGCAGCAGGTTCCGGCAGCGCCCACAATAACCTGCAGCCCTATATCGTTTGCTATATGTGGAAGCGGACAGCATAA